Proteins found in one Leptospira bouyouniensis genomic segment:
- a CDS encoding lytic transglycosylase domain-containing protein, whose amino-acid sequence MRLTDIPSVTSVLNRMESLTQLTKNPKSLISFPDVLEREFSKQIQNQTNQVISQESKDSLSLPFPKPQTIREPYEKIGTNQPRNLLQSIESIAEAQGMDPNLVKAMVKAESGFKTKAVSPKGAMGLMQLMPETAESLGVKDPFDPEENVVGGVKFLKGLMKEFKDPEKAIAAYNAGPGAVKRYKGIPPYEETKQYVSKVKQFYKDFSSE is encoded by the coding sequence GTGAGACTCACCGACATTCCTTCTGTTACTTCTGTACTCAACCGTATGGAATCACTCACCCAACTGACCAAAAACCCAAAGTCTTTAATTTCGTTTCCCGATGTATTAGAACGCGAGTTTTCCAAACAAATCCAAAACCAAACTAACCAAGTAATAAGCCAAGAATCGAAGGATTCCCTCTCATTGCCTTTCCCCAAACCACAGACAATAAGAGAACCTTACGAGAAAATCGGAACAAATCAGCCAAGAAATTTACTCCAGTCGATTGAATCCATTGCGGAAGCACAGGGGATGGATCCCAACTTGGTCAAAGCCATGGTGAAAGCAGAATCTGGATTCAAAACAAAGGCAGTTTCCCCAAAAGGTGCCATGGGTCTTATGCAACTCATGCCTGAAACTGCTGAGAGTTTGGGTGTGAAAGATCCATTTGATCCAGAAGAAAATGTGGTGGGTGGTGTGAAATTCTTAAAAGGACTCATGAAAGAATTCAAAGACCCTGAGAAGGCGATTGCCGCTTATAATGCCGGACCTGGTGCAGTCAAACGATATAAGGGCATTCCTCCCTATGAAGAGACAAAACAATATGTTTCAAAAGTGAAACAGTTTTACAAAGACTTCAGTTCGGAATGA
- a CDS encoding response regulator encodes MMNPLAKVFLIEDDAVTTFLIKTLMEKFSFASEIITFPNGADALEALHKTNVSPDLLFLDLNMPIMDGWQFLDEIQTNSQFSKIPTYILTSSIDPSDKSKSQSFPNVKGYLTKPLALKDLEAIQIPK; translated from the coding sequence ATGATGAATCCGTTAGCAAAGGTATTTCTAATTGAAGACGATGCAGTCACTACATTCCTCATCAAAACCTTGATGGAAAAGTTTTCCTTCGCATCTGAAATTATTACCTTCCCCAATGGTGCTGATGCGTTAGAAGCTTTGCACAAAACAAATGTTTCTCCTGATCTTTTGTTTTTAGATTTGAACATGCCAATCATGGATGGATGGCAATTTTTAGATGAGATCCAAACCAACTCCCAGTTTTCAAAGATTCCTACCTATATTCTCACCTCTTCCATTGACCCGAGTGACAAATCCAAAAGCCAATCCTTCCCCAATGTCAAAGGGTATCTCACAAAACCTTTGGCCTTAAAGGATTTAGAAGCCATCCAGATACCTAAATAA
- a CDS encoding aspartate ammonia-lyase: protein MKQNKFRIEHDLLGEREIPIEVYWGIHTLRALENYPITGKTIGSYPDLVSALAHIKKASAEANLQLGLLSKEKTKTIIEACDRILAGEFHTEFVVDVIQGGAGTSTNMNANEVITNIALELAGHPKGDYGYIHPLNDVNMSQSTNDVYPSSIKLAAVFSIRGLLSALESLQMSFRKKSDEFKDILKIGRTQLQDAVPMTLGQEFSTYDVMLGEDISRLKEATSLIGEINLGATAIGTGINTDIRYSKIVTEILAKQTGIDLNAAPNLIEATQDTGAFVQLSGVLKRIATKLSKVCNDLRLLSSGPQGGFNEINLPAKAAGSSIMPGKVNPIIPEVVNQIAYEVIGNDITITMAAEAGQLQLNAFEPIIAHSLFKSIEHLTAGCKTLEINCVSGITANRELLESRVKTSAGLATALNPYIGYENATLVAKRALAENRSVESIVLELGLLEEKKLKEILRPEILTSPHSF from the coding sequence ATGAAACAGAACAAATTTAGGATCGAACATGACCTACTTGGTGAAAGAGAAATTCCAATCGAAGTATATTGGGGCATCCATACTTTACGCGCACTAGAAAACTACCCTATCACCGGAAAAACCATCGGCTCCTACCCCGATTTGGTGTCTGCCCTTGCCCATATCAAAAAAGCATCTGCGGAAGCCAATTTACAATTAGGACTCCTTTCAAAAGAAAAAACCAAAACCATCATCGAAGCTTGTGACCGAATTTTGGCCGGAGAATTCCACACTGAGTTTGTTGTGGATGTGATCCAAGGGGGAGCGGGGACCTCAACAAATATGAATGCCAACGAAGTGATTACAAACATTGCCTTGGAACTGGCAGGTCATCCTAAAGGTGATTATGGTTACATCCATCCATTGAATGATGTCAATATGTCTCAAAGCACAAATGATGTGTATCCATCATCGATCAAATTAGCCGCTGTCTTTTCAATCCGAGGGTTACTTTCTGCGCTTGAAAGTTTACAAATGTCATTTCGTAAAAAATCAGATGAATTTAAGGATATCTTAAAAATTGGTCGAACGCAATTACAAGATGCTGTTCCCATGACATTGGGACAAGAGTTTTCAACTTATGATGTTATGTTAGGTGAGGATATTTCTCGCCTCAAAGAAGCCACGTCTCTGATTGGCGAAATCAATTTGGGCGCTACGGCTATTGGGACAGGTATCAACACAGATATTCGTTATTCCAAAATTGTCACAGAGATTCTTGCCAAACAAACCGGTATTGATTTGAATGCTGCACCAAACCTAATCGAAGCCACGCAAGACACGGGAGCCTTTGTACAGTTGTCAGGTGTATTAAAACGGATTGCTACAAAACTCTCAAAAGTATGTAACGATTTACGACTATTATCTAGCGGACCACAAGGTGGGTTCAATGAAATTAATTTACCAGCAAAGGCAGCAGGATCTTCCATAATGCCAGGCAAAGTCAATCCAATTATCCCAGAGGTAGTCAACCAAATTGCTTATGAAGTGATTGGAAACGATATTACAATCACAATGGCAGCGGAAGCAGGACAATTACAATTAAATGCATTTGAACCAATTATTGCCCATAGCTTATTCAAAAGCATTGAGCACTTAACTGCTGGTTGCAAAACTTTGGAAATCAACTGCGTTTCTGGTATCACAGCAAACAGAGAATTGTTGGAATCCCGAGTAAAAACTTCAGCCGGACTTGCAACTGCACTCAATCCTTATATTGGTTATGAAAATGCCACTCTTGTTGCCAAACGAGCACTCGCAGAAAATCGATCGGTGGAATCCATCGTACTTGAACTAGGTTTACTCGAAGAAAAAAAATTAAAAGAAATTCTGAGACCCGAAATTTTGACTTCTCCACATTCTTTCTAA
- a CDS encoding SH3 domain-containing protein encodes MLNYISIFCLFLFPMVILPCESFATKTLPPIDHSSKDKSFAEFKAKFVKALKSKDRKSLETFLDKDIHFTFGPESGKKEFLKYFQLMEKPNESDFWNLMNDTIQLGFRQNAEGQMVAPYFFETFPSEYDPFSHYLVIGKNVNVREDASKDSKTLQQLSYQIVRSEADDLDGRRLEKESNCNWKKICTPQGKSGFVCDRFVRSPLDYRAFFEKKKGQWYLTTFVVGD; translated from the coding sequence ATGCTGAATTACATATCAATTTTTTGTTTGTTCCTTTTCCCCATGGTGATTTTACCTTGTGAATCTTTTGCTACAAAAACTTTACCACCTATCGATCATTCGTCGAAAGATAAAAGTTTTGCAGAATTCAAAGCAAAATTTGTAAAAGCCTTAAAATCAAAAGATCGAAAGTCATTGGAGACGTTTTTAGATAAAGATATTCATTTTACTTTTGGTCCAGAGTCGGGCAAAAAAGAATTTTTAAAATACTTCCAACTCATGGAGAAACCGAATGAATCAGATTTTTGGAATTTGATGAATGATACCATTCAATTGGGTTTTCGACAAAATGCAGAAGGCCAAATGGTTGCTCCTTATTTTTTTGAAACCTTCCCGAGTGAATATGATCCATTTTCACATTATCTAGTGATTGGGAAAAATGTAAATGTAAGAGAGGATGCTTCAAAAGATTCTAAGACTCTCCAGCAACTCAGTTATCAAATTGTTCGATCGGAAGCAGATGATTTGGATGGAAGGAGATTGGAAAAAGAAAGCAATTGTAATTGGAAAAAAATCTGTACCCCTCAGGGAAAATCCGGATTTGTTTGTGATCGATTCGTTCGTAGTCCTCTTGACTACAGAGCTTTTTTTGAAAAAAAGAAAGGCCAATGGTATCTAACCACATTCGTTGTGGGCGATTGA
- a CDS encoding TIGR04452 family lipoprotein: MLKKMILGALAFSLTNCLVLNPLGANLDREKGSVAAGRITDAAIQADIVNGILLSGRGNVSLVTFLAADIAKIESDKYYVKSDIDQCVESINGLKGYALGSLIPNIISCRDLKADGYIVGEPFPSI; this comes from the coding sequence ATGTTAAAAAAAATGATTCTGGGTGCTCTTGCATTCTCTCTCACTAATTGTTTGGTTTTAAACCCACTTGGTGCCAATCTTGACCGCGAAAAGGGTTCAGTTGCTGCAGGAAGGATCACAGATGCAGCCATCCAAGCGGATATTGTAAATGGAATTTTATTATCTGGAAGAGGGAATGTTTCACTAGTAACTTTCCTCGCTGCTGACATTGCAAAAATAGAGTCTGATAAATATTACGTAAAATCCGATATTGACCAATGTGTGGAATCTATTAATGGTCTCAAAGGATATGCACTTGGTTCACTGATTCCAAACATCATTTCTTGCCGAGATTTAAAAGCTGACGGATATATCGTTGGAGAACCTTTCCCAAGCATCTAA
- a CDS encoding Spy/CpxP family protein refolding chaperone codes for MISLKQVLKITTTLGLISVMAFAFGNCRGHKDFEKRIEWVASKLTSKLDLDETQKAKLESIKAELIAKHKEMKPKHESWAKEMATQIRSEKIDTKLLDKMSVERETRHQEMRKFFQTKLVEFHAVLKPEQREKFAELVEKFASRHQPPEE; via the coding sequence ATGATCTCTCTCAAACAAGTGCTAAAAATCACCACAACCCTCGGTCTTATATCAGTGATGGCCTTTGCTTTTGGCAATTGCCGCGGGCATAAAGACTTTGAAAAAAGAATCGAATGGGTTGCATCGAAACTCACTTCAAAACTGGATTTGGACGAAACACAAAAGGCAAAACTTGAAAGTATCAAAGCGGAACTCATTGCCAAACACAAGGAAATGAAACCTAAACATGAATCTTGGGCAAAAGAAATGGCAACTCAGATTCGTTCAGAAAAAATTGATACCAAACTTCTCGATAAAATGAGTGTCGAAAGAGAAACTCGCCACCAAGAGATGCGAAAGTTTTTCCAAACGAAACTTGTAGAATTCCATGCGGTACTCAAACCTGAACAAAGAGAAAAGTTTGCAGAACTCGTTGAAAAATTTGCTTCTCGTCACCAACCACCAGAAGAGTAA
- a CDS encoding RNA polymerase sigma factor, which produces MVTFDFETVVKETKYLVLKTIGETLIDRFDDATEDVVQEVYFRVFKSLEKSGFDGRSKISTWIYTIAKNESLRMNEKRLREEEKAKRFLQKNKSDLFQVEDNNSFLNEDWIESMLQSIPEVYRNTLRLYLSGKSMEEIAIELHIKQGTVKSRLFRTKEWIRKTLPGVKNEFQES; this is translated from the coding sequence ATGGTTACTTTTGACTTCGAAACAGTAGTCAAAGAAACCAAATACTTGGTTTTAAAAACGATCGGTGAAACCCTCATCGATCGTTTTGACGATGCCACAGAAGATGTGGTACAGGAAGTGTATTTTCGTGTATTCAAATCACTCGAAAAAAGTGGGTTTGATGGGCGTTCGAAAATTTCTACTTGGATCTATACGATCGCAAAGAATGAATCCCTTCGAATGAATGAAAAACGATTACGAGAAGAAGAAAAGGCAAAAAGGTTCCTTCAAAAAAACAAATCAGATCTTTTCCAAGTAGAAGATAACAACTCCTTTCTCAATGAAGATTGGATTGAATCAATGTTACAGAGTATTCCTGAAGTGTATCGAAATACATTACGTTTGTACTTATCTGGGAAAAGTATGGAAGAAATCGCAATCGAACTTCATATCAAACAAGGAACTGTTAAGTCTAGGTTGTTTCGAACAAAAGAATGGATCCGTAAAACTTTGCCAGGAGTAAAAAATGAATTCCAAGAATCCTAA
- a CDS encoding sulfite exporter TauE/SafE family protein, protein MDQLANISFFGSILIYGLISSFHCALMCGPFVSLLQSESPSKQIPVLLYHLGRMLSYTFLGLVLGFLGKGANALGELTTIQGIAGIFTFVFLFLFLLRMFVNQTNPKVGRFPNGFSQLLQNLRRKTNQNGLGLGIGFFSALLPCGVLYPAYAASFATGDMITGGVVMFTFYLGTVPMLTGVNFLLGKIRKYIQPKWIPVFGTLLLLTSLGFLLFRLFFHAHGESCDHLIN, encoded by the coding sequence ATGGATCAACTAGCAAACATTAGTTTTTTTGGTTCAATCCTCATTTATGGTTTAATTAGCAGTTTTCACTGTGCTTTGATGTGCGGACCATTTGTTTCTCTGCTCCAATCAGAAAGCCCATCCAAACAAATTCCTGTTTTACTTTATCATTTGGGTCGGATGCTCTCTTATACTTTTTTAGGCCTGGTTTTAGGTTTTTTGGGGAAAGGAGCCAATGCTTTGGGAGAACTCACCACAATCCAAGGGATAGCAGGTATTTTCACCTTTGTATTTCTATTCCTTTTTTTGTTGCGTATGTTCGTGAACCAAACCAATCCAAAAGTTGGTAGATTCCCAAATGGGTTTTCCCAACTTTTACAAAACCTGAGAAGGAAAACCAATCAAAACGGCTTGGGATTGGGTATTGGATTCTTTAGTGCCCTACTCCCTTGCGGTGTTTTGTACCCTGCCTATGCTGCATCGTTTGCAACAGGGGACATGATAACAGGTGGGGTCGTAATGTTTACTTTTTACTTAGGCACAGTGCCAATGCTAACTGGTGTAAACTTTCTTTTAGGAAAAATTCGAAAGTACATTCAACCCAAATGGATCCCAGTTTTTGGAACACTATTACTATTGACATCACTTGGGTTTCTACTCTTCCGATTGTTTTTCCATGCACACGGAGAATCTTGCGACCATTTAATCAATTAA
- a CDS encoding cbb3-type cytochrome oxidase assembly protein has translation MEALYLTIPMAMCIAGFFLYVFILAFKKGQFEDIESPKYRMFFEEEYPVQSNSENSDPGNKVKKDGSTSKH, from the coding sequence ATGGAAGCCCTCTATTTAACCATACCAATGGCAATGTGTATTGCTGGTTTCTTTTTATATGTATTTATATTAGCTTTTAAAAAAGGCCAATTTGAAGACATAGAATCTCCAAAATACCGAATGTTTTTTGAAGAAGAATACCCGGTACAATCGAATTCGGAAAATTCAGATCCTGGTAATAAAGTTAAAAAAGATGGATCAACTAGCAAACATTAG
- a CDS encoding heavy metal translocating P-type ATPase: MNDTTSQHTKTECDHCGNSIQLIRIESKLGNEPKVFCCEGCETVYSIIHSLGGSYYYNLKGNTKLNPVQIEENEPEIENELVYQKFVRPSGGFSEVSIQITNIHCSACVWINEKVLNEEDGILSAQINFASGRARIRFDESKIKISRILSLIRAIGYKPILFSPTEGNLQKSKQLKTLLLRIGVAGFCFGNIMILSVALYSGYFTGIDLNLKRMFHYASWVFATPAYLYSGFPFMSGFLISIRRRTLSMDFLLFLGISLAYFYSVYVTITDKGEVYFDSVAMIYFFILVGKYFEEKARVFASDKLESILCKLPETSVRISDTGENTIPSSDIKLGDKIQVAPGKRIPVDATLLSTETYVDESFLTGESVPIRKLKGDSILAGSLTMDNPALILANSDYHASTLSSLKLRLEEALHLKPKIQILTERIASYFISVVFLLAFICFGVWMYVTAGDLEQSLVTTIAVLIVACPCALGISVPTALVTNHILNAEKGVLLKNPSVVETLAKADTIFLDKTGTLTEGKFLVRLVTVSEDHLPFVYRIEKEINHPLAKSLVKYLSPFRSVKERANEMELNQLQNVPGQGVKAEINWLNQNYTVLIGNKTLLKNENILIESIPDIEGSLILVAINGRMEGMFLLADEVRQGARSFVSLLKQMIPKIAILSGDRFPAVKFIAESLGIKQYYSDLSPEEKASIIQDSQNKGNIVIMVGDGINDSLSLASANISISHSEAEDMSLEKSDVVLTSGNLNGLVHSLLSAKKTKEVILQNIIISFCYNSIMLPLAMFGLMLPVICAVFMACSSLTVLLNSLSIRIRIPKWKPSI; this comes from the coding sequence ATGAACGATACCACTTCACAACACACAAAAACAGAATGTGATCATTGTGGAAATTCAATCCAATTGATTCGAATCGAATCAAAACTTGGGAATGAACCGAAAGTTTTTTGTTGTGAAGGTTGTGAAACTGTATACTCTATTATACACTCGCTCGGTGGTAGTTATTATTACAATCTCAAAGGGAATACAAAACTAAATCCAGTCCAAATCGAAGAGAATGAACCCGAGATTGAAAATGAACTTGTATACCAAAAGTTTGTCAGACCGTCTGGTGGATTTTCGGAAGTTTCCATCCAAATCACAAACATCCATTGTTCTGCATGTGTTTGGATTAACGAGAAAGTTCTCAATGAAGAAGACGGAATCCTTTCGGCACAAATCAATTTTGCTTCTGGGCGGGCAAGGATTCGTTTCGACGAATCGAAAATTAAAATATCTCGTATCCTTTCTCTAATCCGGGCAATTGGATACAAACCTATTCTTTTTTCCCCTACCGAGGGTAACCTTCAAAAATCAAAACAACTAAAAACGCTTCTCCTTCGCATTGGAGTAGCTGGTTTTTGTTTTGGAAACATTATGATTTTGAGTGTTGCGTTATATTCTGGATATTTTACAGGTATCGATCTAAATTTAAAAAGAATGTTCCATTATGCCTCTTGGGTGTTTGCAACACCTGCGTATTTGTATTCTGGATTTCCTTTTATGTCCGGATTTCTAATAAGTATTAGAAGGCGAACACTTTCTATGGACTTCCTATTATTTTTAGGAATCTCTCTGGCTTATTTTTATTCTGTGTATGTTACAATAACGGATAAAGGAGAAGTGTATTTTGATTCGGTTGCGATGATTTACTTTTTTATATTGGTGGGAAAATACTTTGAAGAGAAAGCTAGAGTTTTTGCCTCTGATAAATTAGAATCCATCCTTTGTAAATTACCCGAAACTTCTGTACGTATTTCAGATACTGGAGAAAATACTATTCCGAGTAGTGATATCAAGTTAGGCGACAAAATCCAAGTGGCACCGGGAAAACGAATCCCAGTGGATGCGACTCTTTTATCAACGGAAACCTATGTGGATGAATCTTTTTTAACGGGAGAATCAGTACCAATTCGCAAACTAAAAGGAGATTCGATCCTAGCAGGTTCCCTTACTATGGACAACCCCGCTCTGATCCTTGCTAATTCTGATTACCATGCGTCGACATTGTCTTCTTTAAAACTTAGGCTAGAGGAAGCTTTACACCTAAAACCAAAAATCCAAATCTTAACGGAAAGGATTGCATCTTACTTTATCTCTGTTGTATTTCTGTTAGCCTTCATCTGTTTTGGAGTTTGGATGTATGTAACAGCAGGTGATTTAGAGCAAAGCCTTGTCACAACTATTGCTGTTCTCATCGTCGCATGTCCTTGTGCATTAGGAATCTCTGTACCCACTGCCCTTGTCACAAACCATATCCTAAATGCTGAAAAAGGAGTACTTTTAAAAAATCCTTCAGTAGTAGAAACGTTAGCAAAAGCGGATACAATCTTTTTAGATAAAACTGGAACACTCACAGAAGGTAAATTTTTAGTTCGATTGGTTACTGTATCGGAAGACCACCTACCTTTTGTTTATCGAATAGAAAAAGAAATCAACCATCCACTTGCAAAATCACTTGTAAAGTATCTTTCACCATTTCGATCAGTCAAAGAACGCGCAAATGAAATGGAACTAAACCAGTTGCAAAATGTTCCAGGGCAAGGTGTGAAAGCGGAAATCAATTGGTTGAATCAAAACTATACTGTTCTGATTGGCAACAAAACACTTTTAAAAAATGAAAATATCCTGATTGAATCCATTCCAGATATAGAAGGGTCTCTCATCTTAGTCGCCATCAACGGTAGGATGGAAGGGATGTTTTTATTAGCAGATGAAGTAAGACAAGGTGCTAGGTCATTTGTCTCACTACTCAAACAAATGATTCCTAAAATTGCAATTCTATCAGGGGATCGATTCCCAGCTGTAAAATTTATTGCTGAATCACTTGGAATCAAACAATATTACTCAGATCTTTCCCCGGAAGAGAAGGCAAGTATCATCCAAGATTCACAAAACAAAGGCAATATAGTCATCATGGTCGGTGATGGAATTAACGATAGTTTGTCTTTAGCCAGTGCTAATATCTCCATTTCACATTCGGAAGCAGAGGATATGTCATTGGAAAAATCAGATGTTGTTCTAACCTCAGGTAATTTAAATGGTTTAGTTCACTCTTTACTTTCTGCAAAAAAAACCAAAGAAGTCATTTTACAAAACATCATCATATCTTTTTGTTATAATTCCATCATGTTGCCACTCGCCATGTTTGGTCTAATGTTACCCGTGATTTGTGCGGTGTTTATGGCTTGTTCTAGCTTGACAGTATTACTCAATTCGTTATCGATACGAATAAGGATCCCAAAATGGAAGCCCTCTATTTAA
- a CDS encoding FixH family protein yields MFKELHPSLRNAMYVVLFSFTALVAATFYTIRLTFKHFEPVMDKNYYEIGLNYEKAIENQKELLNQGYKLTTNWDNMTLLPLGEIDLNVTLNQKETLVKADSIYVILERNATTKNTTRYDLKPSNLSFTGKIPLKETGTWNLRIISNINGKLFERESKITVR; encoded by the coding sequence ATGTTCAAAGAACTTCACCCAAGTCTACGAAACGCAATGTATGTGGTATTATTTAGTTTTACTGCACTTGTAGCAGCAACTTTTTATACAATACGACTTACCTTCAAACATTTCGAACCTGTGATGGACAAAAACTATTACGAAATTGGCCTAAACTACGAAAAAGCCATCGAAAATCAAAAAGAACTATTAAACCAAGGATATAAACTCACAACCAATTGGGACAATATGACACTACTTCCACTTGGTGAAATAGATTTAAACGTGACCTTAAACCAAAAAGAAACTTTAGTAAAAGCTGATTCAATCTATGTTATATTGGAACGGAATGCAACCACCAAAAACACAACTAGATATGACTTAAAGCCATCAAATCTTAGTTTTACAGGGAAAATCCCTTTAAAAGAAACCGGAACGTGGAATCTGCGAATCATCTCTAACATCAACGGCAAATTGTTCGAGAGAGAAAGTAAAATTACAGTGCGATGA
- the ccoG gene encoding cytochrome c oxidase accessory protein CcoG, with translation MIISRPQSGKVRTRRNLVMSFLVGLFLVAPWVVLPEGSPLIRLDIPKRMFHLFGGLFIPQEGLILWFFLLTMGLSLFFFTSVIGRVWCGWGCPQTIYTDLFDRIGRFVLDSKYGKKDASIIGKYTVYLLWIIVSFIASFHWIAYFVSPYEMLADYLNLSFLSTTYFYFTLFFTAAMFIDIGFIREQFCRYACPYARFQTLLMDEHSWNVTYDFKRGEPRRDGKTKIGDCIACNMCVVVCPTGIDIRDGLQVGCVACGKCVDACTSIMAKENKKTLIGYFSLKQIETGDRIKWVRPRTVVYAILLTVVLTGAAIQLITRTPMSMIAASNKSMPPILIPDNKIRAFVALRIQNIAPVEKEFQLSAFDTRHGKEILIRSGEDNNQFKLGSGEIKSFSVVLETQSLTEQELNEGYLPGSIVLKNSQDPDEKLEKKLSLSLPRK, from the coding sequence ATGATCATTTCAAGACCACAATCAGGAAAAGTAAGGACACGTAGAAACTTAGTCATGAGTTTTCTCGTGGGATTATTTTTAGTCGCTCCTTGGGTGGTGTTACCGGAAGGTAGCCCTCTCATCCGCCTAGACATTCCCAAAAGAATGTTTCACCTGTTTGGTGGTCTTTTTATCCCACAAGAAGGGCTTATCTTATGGTTTTTCCTTCTTACTATGGGTTTATCACTTTTCTTTTTTACATCCGTCATCGGCCGTGTTTGGTGCGGATGGGGTTGCCCCCAAACGATTTATACCGACCTCTTCGATCGAATTGGTCGGTTTGTCTTAGATTCAAAATATGGGAAAAAAGATGCATCTATCATCGGTAAATATACAGTTTATCTTTTATGGATCATTGTTTCATTTATCGCATCATTCCATTGGATTGCATACTTTGTTAGCCCATATGAAATGTTAGCGGACTATTTAAATTTATCATTTTTATCCACAACATACTTCTATTTTACTTTATTTTTTACTGCAGCGATGTTTATCGACATCGGTTTTATTAGAGAACAATTTTGTCGTTATGCTTGTCCTTATGCAAGATTCCAAACTCTCCTTATGGATGAACATTCATGGAATGTCACATATGATTTCAAACGAGGGGAACCTCGCCGTGATGGAAAAACAAAAATCGGAGATTGTATCGCATGTAATATGTGTGTGGTGGTATGCCCTACTGGCATTGACATCCGCGATGGTTTACAAGTGGGATGTGTTGCTTGCGGGAAATGTGTGGATGCATGCACATCCATTATGGCAAAAGAAAACAAAAAAACTCTAATTGGGTATTTTTCACTCAAACAAATTGAAACGGGCGATAGAATAAAATGGGTCCGACCAAGAACTGTTGTGTATGCAATCTTACTGACTGTTGTCTTAACGGGAGCCGCCATCCAACTCATCACAAGGACACCTATGTCAATGATTGCTGCCTCGAACAAATCGATGCCACCGATCCTCATACCAGACAATAAAATCAGAGCCTTCGTGGCTTTACGCATCCAAAATATAGCACCTGTGGAAAAAGAATTCCAACTATCTGCATTTGACACAAGGCATGGTAAAGAAATTTTGATTCGATCAGGAGAGGACAACAACCAATTCAAATTGGGTTCTGGTGAAATTAAAAGTTTTTCTGTGGTTTTAGAAACACAAAGCCTCACAGAACAAGAATTAAATGAAGGTTATTTGCCAGGTTCCATTGTTCTTAAAAATTCCCAAGACCCAGATGAAAAATTAGAGAAAAAATTATCATTATCTCTACCAAGGAAATAA
- a CDS encoding c-type cytochrome translates to MKEPKEVDGIFQADNPMPPWWKMVWLISIIVSIGYVVYFHWYSEWPQEVAFEKEVAEHEAQFPAKQPIVANTEDGSNPYRDDAVAIKEGEGTYKQICSACHGPTAEGAVGPSLVDKDWIHGNTDKEVFHNIMKGIGPERQKLNRGGMPAWEGLGAEKVYAVMAWLATKNSTLVKAK, encoded by the coding sequence ATGAAAGAACCAAAAGAAGTAGACGGAATCTTCCAAGCCGACAATCCAATGCCACCTTGGTGGAAAATGGTGTGGCTTATCAGTATCATCGTATCCATCGGTTATGTTGTATACTTTCACTGGTATTCTGAATGGCCACAAGAGGTTGCTTTTGAAAAGGAAGTGGCAGAACATGAAGCACAATTCCCAGCCAAACAACCGATAGTTGCCAATACAGAAGATGGATCTAATCCATACCGAGATGATGCAGTTGCGATCAAAGAAGGCGAAGGAACCTACAAACAAATTTGTTCAGCTTGCCACGGACCTACTGCTGAAGGTGCGGTTGGTCCTAGTTTAGTTGATAAAGATTGGATTCATGGAAATACTGATAAAGAAGTATTTCATAACATCATGAAAGGGATTGGACCAGAAAGGCAAAAACTGAACCGAGGTGGGATGCCCGCTTGGGAAGGTTTAGGAGCTGAAAAAGTCTATGCTGTCATGGCATGGCTTGCAACTAAAAACAGTACTCTCGTAAAGGCAAAGTAA